A window from Salvia miltiorrhiza cultivar Shanhuang (shh) chromosome 2, IMPLAD_Smil_shh, whole genome shotgun sequence encodes these proteins:
- the LOC131011645 gene encoding probable mediator of RNA polymerase II transcription subunit 26c isoform X3, which translates to MDLNEFRSVMSDSGIDVWTWIDMAISVASADHEIELRNRRDGIVQKLFASPCENCVKRNESDQQNHQGIQPDKNVEHDDEHKKILEIKNLLDDHSQNEKSMIELLQRLLDMNTTFTTLKETEIGKHVTKLRKHSSNEVRRLVKVLVRKWRDTVDEWVRQNTPIEEEATEFNDDARIHNSVKDVSCHSTPPKRKAKDNGIILNDEDYQESQYAKKQRRPQVMDIPKFKNSIVRNNGSSIPIKYR; encoded by the exons ATGGATTTGAACGAGTTTCGCTCCGTCATGTCGGATTCCGGCATTGATGTCTGGACTTGGATCGATATGGCGATATCCGTGGCGTCTGCTGATCATGAAATCGAGCTCCGGAATCGCAGAGATGGAATTGTTCAGAAGCTCTTTGCATCGCCATGTGAGAATTGTGTGAAGAGGAATGAGAGTGATCAGCAAAATCATCAAGGAATCCAACCAGATAAAAATGTGGAACACGATGATGAGCACAAGAAGATTCTAGAAATCAAGAACCTTCTAGACGATCATAGCCAG AATGAGAAATCTATGATTGAGCTTCTTCAGAGGCTTTTGGACATGAATACTACTTTTACAACTCTCAAG GAAACTGAAATAGGAAAACATGTAACTAAACTGCGAAAGCATTCATCAAATGAAGTGCGGAGACTGGTGAAAGTTCTTGTAAG AAAATGGAGGGATACTGTTGATGAATGGGTGAGGCAGAATACGCCTATAGAAGAAGAAGCCACTGAATTCAatg ATGATGCAAGAATTCACAACAGTGTGAAAGATGTTTCCTGTCATTCAACTCCACCAAAG AGGAAAGCAAAGGATAATGGGATTATATTGAATGATGAAGATTATCAAGAATCTCAATATG CCAAGAAACAAAGAAGGCCACAAGTAATGGATATCCCAAAATTCAAGAATTCGATTGTTCGCAACAATGGAAGCAGTATCCCTATAAAATACCG ATGA
- the LOC131011645 gene encoding probable mediator of RNA polymerase II transcription subunit 26c isoform X1 — MDLNEFRSVMSDSGIDVWTWIDMAISVASADHEIELRNRRDGIVQKLFASPCENCVKRNESDQQNHQGIQPDKNVEHDDEHKKILEIKNLLDDHSQNEKSMIELLQRLLDMNTTFTTLKETEIGKHVTKLRKHSSNEVRRLVKVLVRKWRDTVDEWVRQNTPIEEEATEFNDQASYLFAKDDARIHNSVKDVSCHSTPPKRKAKDNGIILNDEDYQESQYAKKQRRPQVMDIPKFKNSIVRNNGSSIPIKYR; from the exons ATGGATTTGAACGAGTTTCGCTCCGTCATGTCGGATTCCGGCATTGATGTCTGGACTTGGATCGATATGGCGATATCCGTGGCGTCTGCTGATCATGAAATCGAGCTCCGGAATCGCAGAGATGGAATTGTTCAGAAGCTCTTTGCATCGCCATGTGAGAATTGTGTGAAGAGGAATGAGAGTGATCAGCAAAATCATCAAGGAATCCAACCAGATAAAAATGTGGAACACGATGATGAGCACAAGAAGATTCTAGAAATCAAGAACCTTCTAGACGATCATAGCCAG AATGAGAAATCTATGATTGAGCTTCTTCAGAGGCTTTTGGACATGAATACTACTTTTACAACTCTCAAG GAAACTGAAATAGGAAAACATGTAACTAAACTGCGAAAGCATTCATCAAATGAAGTGCGGAGACTGGTGAAAGTTCTTGTAAG AAAATGGAGGGATACTGTTGATGAATGGGTGAGGCAGAATACGCCTATAGAAGAAGAAGCCACTGAATTCAatg ATCAAGCATCCTATTTATTTGCTAAAGATGATGCAAGAATTCACAACAGTGTGAAAGATGTTTCCTGTCATTCAACTCCACCAAAG AGGAAAGCAAAGGATAATGGGATTATATTGAATGATGAAGATTATCAAGAATCTCAATATG CCAAGAAACAAAGAAGGCCACAAGTAATGGATATCCCAAAATTCAAGAATTCGATTGTTCGCAACAATGGAAGCAGTATCCCTATAAAATACCG ATGA
- the LOC131011645 gene encoding probable mediator of RNA polymerase II transcription subunit 26c isoform X4, whose product MDLNEFRSVMSDSGIDVWTWIDMAISVASADHEIELRNRRDGIVQKLFASPCENCVKRNESDQQNHQGIQPDKNVEHDDEHKKILEIKNLLDDHSQNEKSMIELLQRLLDMNTTFTTLKETEIGKHVTKLRKHSSNEVRRLVKVLVRKWRDTVDEWVRQNTPIEEEATEFNDDARIHNSVKDVSCHSTPPKRKAKDNGIILNDEDYQESQYAKKQRRPQVMDIPKFKNSIVRNNGSSIPIKYR is encoded by the exons ATGGATTTGAACGAGTTTCGCTCCGTCATGTCGGATTCCGGCATTGATGTCTGGACTTGGATCGATATGGCGATATCCGTGGCGTCTGCTGATCATGAAATCGAGCTCCGGAATCGCAGAGATGGAATTGTTCAGAAGCTCTTTGCATCGCCATGTGAGAATTGTGTGAAGAGGAATGAGAGTGATCAGCAAAATCATCAAGGAATCCAACCAGATAAAAATGTGGAACACGATGATGAGCACAAGAAGATTCTAGAAATCAAGAACCTTCTAGACGATCATAGCCAG AATGAGAAATCTATGATTGAGCTTCTTCAGAGGCTTTTGGACATGAATACTACTTTTACAACTCTCAAG GAAACTGAAATAGGAAAACATGTAACTAAACTGCGAAAGCATTCATCAAATGAAGTGCGGAGACTGGTGAAAGTTCTTGTAAG AAAATGGAGGGATACTGTTGATGAATGGGTGAGGCAGAATACGCCTATAGAAGAAGAAGCCACTGAATTCAatg ATGATGCAAGAATTCACAACAGTGTGAAAGATGTTTCCTGTCATTCAACTCCACCAAAG AGGAAAGCAAAGGATAATGGGATTATATTGAATGATGAAGATTATCAAGAATCTCAATATG CCAAGAAACAAAGAAGGCCACAAGTAATGGATATCCCAAAATTCAAGAATTCGATTGTTCGCAACAATGGAAGCAGTATCCCTATAAAATACCGGTGA
- the LOC131011645 gene encoding probable mediator of RNA polymerase II transcription subunit 26c isoform X2 — MDLNEFRSVMSDSGIDVWTWIDMAISVASADHEIELRNRRDGIVQKLFASPCENCVKRNESDQQNHQGIQPDKNVEHDDEHKKILEIKNLLDDHSQNEKSMIELLQRLLDMNTTFTTLKETEIGKHVTKLRKHSSNEVRRLVKVLVRKWRDTVDEWVRQNTPIEEEATEFNDQASYLFAKDDARIHNSVKDVSCHSTPPKRKAKDNGIILNDEDYQESQYAKKQRRPQVMDIPKFKNSIVRNNGSSIPIKYR, encoded by the exons ATGGATTTGAACGAGTTTCGCTCCGTCATGTCGGATTCCGGCATTGATGTCTGGACTTGGATCGATATGGCGATATCCGTGGCGTCTGCTGATCATGAAATCGAGCTCCGGAATCGCAGAGATGGAATTGTTCAGAAGCTCTTTGCATCGCCATGTGAGAATTGTGTGAAGAGGAATGAGAGTGATCAGCAAAATCATCAAGGAATCCAACCAGATAAAAATGTGGAACACGATGATGAGCACAAGAAGATTCTAGAAATCAAGAACCTTCTAGACGATCATAGCCAG AATGAGAAATCTATGATTGAGCTTCTTCAGAGGCTTTTGGACATGAATACTACTTTTACAACTCTCAAG GAAACTGAAATAGGAAAACATGTAACTAAACTGCGAAAGCATTCATCAAATGAAGTGCGGAGACTGGTGAAAGTTCTTGTAAG AAAATGGAGGGATACTGTTGATGAATGGGTGAGGCAGAATACGCCTATAGAAGAAGAAGCCACTGAATTCAatg ATCAAGCATCCTATTTATTTGCTAAAGATGATGCAAGAATTCACAACAGTGTGAAAGATGTTTCCTGTCATTCAACTCCACCAAAG AGGAAAGCAAAGGATAATGGGATTATATTGAATGATGAAGATTATCAAGAATCTCAATATG CCAAGAAACAAAGAAGGCCACAAGTAATGGATATCCCAAAATTCAAGAATTCGATTGTTCGCAACAATGGAAGCAGTATCCCTATAAAATACCGGTGA
- the LOC131009587 gene encoding uncharacterized protein LOC131009587: MNIIAWNVRGLTDESKRLLKEHCSSFSPIILGLIEPKKAFRKVRQSYWNSLNMVPIHQNCRASKSSNIWVLAHPDVIATMLLYTEPMTRSSAVNFGMIFYISRQVILSLLVILMQSKALMRGSVLGPLQEAHAWTSALSLMILNSLNLRLKGFALPGLDVGFFPRHVESILDRAFFSKGFADLCDSIVTTALPRLTSDHSPLVLQCRQVTPSGIRHFRFLNMWTLHPSFLDMVKNSWTVAVNTSCPILCVMLKLKRLRYDIKVWNKDVFGNVDNSIGLFQNHLAVTQNQISETGYTDELFDEEIRLQAELNVALSRKNNLLQQKSRASWLQDGDRNTTFFHRMIKFKRRNTLITRLNIDGVDVYDPSIIEQHIIGHFSALFMDDGSPSADPLEIEALFDLAVSDAQNNFLVSIPAESEIAAEVFGMDANSAPGPDGFSGSFFQTCWEIIKTDVVSVVQTFFRSSYLPTGCNSSTMILIPKKKDVSTVADLRPIVLSNFFFKIISKILASRLSRIASTHISNNQFGFISGRNIHDCIMLSSEGFNSMQRTNRGSNMACKIDIRKAFDTIRWEFIMQVLRANGYHEKFVNWIWIIFSSARLSILYNGQLSGYFSCSHGVRQGDPLSPILFGIAEDVLSHLISSCVESRHLSPMGFSRATNFPTHLFYADDIILFSTATVRNARKIKEILNYYGSISGQVCSQEKSNLYFDRGVTTDRRRAIQRVMGFSVGNLPMTYLGVPIFVGRPRASYLMPIFDKIVQKFARWKGLQLSIAGRLCLVRSVIQSSIVHSMMVYKWPKSLLHSLDRKCRNFIWTGSIDQQPRCSVSWRRVCAPKEEGGLGIRSFTLMNKSFLMKLAWKMIKGDDWAHRIMRSRYLTTFSYAKQNIANSTIWLGVKQEIDPLVVDSYSCINNGANTYFWKDDWLGYILVDKLKIPHYMHDFLHFSVKDYYYDGLWHFSPSFVNYFPEVVADILLIPMSEEKDSRYWKHSIKGDVSAALAFSKNCHRYTMVKWGTWIWEPYIPIRRSILCWRILHGRLPTLDTLVRQGMVTPNGCPFCYMDAETIEHIMWSCPRISYIWETFLVWFHKTDLLSCLDIHTFLVLAWNACFSPQILAFWKGGIISILWKIWDCRNAIVFDDLRFEARSILTFVKAYFKEMDSNFSRLGTIKNNWTDYVIVRSLGIGSRAAPPPRMVEVYWWPPVTHWIKVNTDGSAKGAPSRRIAAGGVFRDNFAYVRGCFHIKGGSGFAFEAELLAVITAINIAHDRGWLHLWVESDSMYVVRLLENRSTNVPWRFLASWKQVLRRLHGFSLIVTHIFREGNHPADIMANDDRQEGWWPYAIDDIKHAVARDFSTHSFVRMVL; this comes from the exons ATGAATATCATCGCCTGGAATGTCCGTGGTTTGACGGACGAATCCAAGCGGTTACTTAAGGAGCACTGTAGCTCATTTTCTCCTATTATCTTGGGTTTGATTGAACCTAAGAAGGCGTTTCGTAAGGTGAGGCAGAGCTACTGGAATTCTTTAAATATGGTGCCTATTCATCAAAATTGTCGAGCATCTAAAAGTTCGAACATTTGGGTTCTTGCTCATCCTGATGTGATTGCAACCATG CTATTATACACGGAGCCAATGACCAGATCCTCCGCCGTCAACTTTGGCATGATCTTCTACATTTCACGTCAGGTAATACTGtctttattggtgattttaatgCAGTCAAAGGCTCTAATGAGAGGATCAGTTCTAGGTCCCCTTCAAGAAGCTCATGCTTGGACTTCTGCGCTTTCATTGATGATTCTCAATTCATTGAATCTCCGACTGAAGGGATTCGCTTTACCTGGTCTGGACGTCGGTTTTTTTCCCCGTCATGTTGAATCTATCCTTGATAGAGCATTTTTTTCCAAGGGTTTTGCTGATTTATGCGATTCGATTGTTACCACGGCGCTTCCGAGGCTCACCTCTGATCATTCTCCGTTAGTTCTGCAGTGCCGTCAGGTTACTCCATCTGGCATAAGACACTTCAGATTTCTGAATATGTGGACCCTTCATCCTTCGTTCTTAGATATGGTGAAGAATTCGTGGACGGTTGCTGTTAACACTAGCTGCCCTATTCTGTGTGTTATGTTGAAACTCAAGAGGCTGCGTTATGATATTAAGGTCTGGAATAAAGATGTTTTTGGCAACGTAGATAATTCGATTGGTCTATTTCAGAATCATTTGGCGGTCACCCAGAACCAGATTTCTGAAACTGGATATACTGATGAGCTCTTCGATGAGGAGATTCGTTTGCAAGCTGAGCTTAATGTTGCGCTTTCTAGAAAAAATAATCTTCTTCAACAGAAAAGCCGTGCCTCGTGGTTGCAAGATGGGGATAGAAATACGACTTTCTTTCACAGAATGATAAAATTCAAACGGAGGAATACTTTGATTACTCGCTTGAATATTGATGGTGTGGATGTCTATGATCCGAGTATTATTGAGCAACATATCATCGGGCACTTCTCGGCTCTTTTCATGGATGATGGAAGCCCGAGCGCTGACCCTTTGGAGATTGAGGCGCTTTTTGATCTGGCGGTTTCGGATGCTCAGAATAATTTTTTGGTCAGTATACCTGCGGAGAGTGAGATTGCGGCGGAGGTCTTTGGAATGGACGCTAATAGTGCCCCTGGAcctgatggtttctctggtTCCTTCTTTCAGACTTGCTGGGAAATTATTAAGACGGATGTTGTCAGTGTTGTTCAAACTTTTTTCCGGTCTTCTTATTTACCTACTGGTTGCAATTCCAGTACAATGATTCTTATCCCAAAGAAGAAGGATGTTTCAACTGTTGCTGATTTGAGGCCCATCGTTCTGTCGAacttcttctttaaaatcattTCCAAAATCTTGGCGTCAAGGCTTAGCAGGATTGCGTCCACTCATATCTCTAATAACCAATTTGGTTTCATTAGTGGTCGCAACATCCATGATTGCATTATGCTCAGCTCTGAGGGATTCAACTCGATGCAACGTACGAATCGGGGTTCGAATATGGCTTGCAAAATTGACATTCGTAAGGCTTTTGACACCATTCGCTGGGAGTTCATTATGCAAGTTTTGAGAGCGAATGGATATCATGAGAAGTTCGTCAATTGGATTTGGATCATTTTTAGCTCTGCCCGGCTCTCCATTCTTTACAATGGTCAGCTTTCGGGGTACTTCTCTTGTTCTCATGGGGTTAGGCAGGGTGATCCGTTGTCGCCGATTTTATTTGGGATTGCGGAAGACGTCCTGAGTCACCTTATCAGCAGTTGTGTGGAATCGAGACACCTTAGTCCGATGGGTTTCAGCCGGGCCACTAATTTTCCAACACACTTATTTTATGCTGATGATATTATCCTTTTTAGCACTGCTACGGTTCGTAATGCTCGAAAGATCAAGGAAATTCTGAATTATTATGGTTCGATTTCTGGTCAGGTTTGCAGTCAGGAGAAATCGAATCTCTACTTCGATAGGGGCGTGACTACGGATAGGAGAAGGGCTATTCAGCGTGTCATGGGTTTCTCTGTGGGGAATCTTCCGATGACGTATTTGGGAGTTCCTATATTTGTTGGTCGTCCGCGGGCCTCGTATCTCATGCCGATCTTTGATAAAATTGTCCAAAAGTTTGCAAGGTGGAAAGGTCTTCAACTGTCTATCGCAGGCCGTTTATGTTTGGTGAGGTCTGTGATTCAGAGTTCGATTGTGCATTCGATGATGGTTTATAAATGGCCTAAATCGTTATTGCATTCGCTTGACCGTAAATGTCGTAATTTCATTTGGACGGGCAGCATTGATCAGCAACCGCGTTGTTCTGTTAGTTGGAGACGGGTGTGCGCTCCTAAAGAGGAAGGTGGTCTTGGCATTCGTTCTTTTACCTTAATGAATAAATCTTTTTTGATGAAGCTGGCAtggaagatgataaaaggtgatGATTGGGCTCATCGGATTATGAGGTCCAGATACCTCACGACCTTCAGCTATGCTAAGCAAAATATTGCTAATTCGACTATTTGGCTCGGCGTGAAACAGGAGATTGATCCCTTGGTGGTTGATTCTTACTCTTGCATCAATAATGGTGCTAATACTTATTTTTGGAAGGATGATTGGCTGGGTTACATTTTGGTGGATAAGCTCAAAATTCCTCACTACATGCATGATTTTCTCCATTTCTCTGTGAAAGATTACTACTACGATGGTCTGTGGCATTTCTCGCCTTCGTTTGTGAATTATTTTCCTGAGGTGGTGGCTGATATTTTATTGATTCCTATGAGCGAGGAAAAAGATTCTAGATATTGGAAGCATTCGATCAAGGGGGATGTCTCGGCGGCTTTAGCCTTCTCCAAGAATTGTCATCGTTACACTATGGTTAAATGGGGGACATGGATTTGGGAACCGTACATTCCGATTCGTCGTTCGATCTTATGCTGGAGGATTCTTCATGGGCGTCTTCCTACCTTGGATACTCTCGTTAGACAAGGTATGGTCACTCCTAATGGTTGTCCTTTTTGTTATATGGATGCTGAAACCATTGAGCATATCATGTGGAGCTGTCCTCGGATTAGTTACATTTGGGAAACGTTTCTGGTCTGGTTTCATAAAACGGATCTGTTAAGTTGCTTGGATATTCACACTTTTTTAGTGCTGGCTTGGAATGCTTGCTTCAGCCCCCAAATTTTGGCTTTTTGGAAAGGAGGCATTATTTCGATCCTGTGGAAGATATGGGACTGTAGAAATGCGATTGTTTTCGATGATCTCCGTTTTGAGGCTCGGTCGATTCTTACTTTTGttaaagcttattttaaagagatgGATTCTAATTTTTCACGGCTTGGTACCATCAAGAATAATTGGACTGACTACGTGATTGTTAGAAGTCTTGGAATTGGCAGTCGAGCTGCTCCTCCCCCTCGCATGGTGGAGgtttattggtggcctccggtgaCTCATTGGATTAAGGTCAACACCGATGGCTCTGCTAAAGGGGCTCCTAGTCGTCGTATTGCCGCGGGAGGAGTTTTTAGGGATAATTTTGCTTATGTCCGTGGCTGTTTTCACATCAAGGGTGGTAGTgggtttgcttttgaagctgagcttcTCGCGGTTATTACTGCTATTAATATTGCTCATGATCGTGGCtggcttcatctttgggttgagTCCGATTCGATGTATGTGGTGCGGTTGTTGGAGAATCGCTCCACGAATGTTCCCTGGCGTTTCTTAGCTTCCTGGAAGCAGGTTCTTCGTCGTCTTCatggtttttctttgattgttacTCACATCTTTCGGGAAGGAAATCACCCCGCGGACATAATGGCCAATGATGATAGACAAGAGGGATGGTGGCCTTATGCGATTGACGATATTAAACATGCGGTGGCTCGTGATTTTTCTACCCATAGCTTTGTTAGAATGGTGCTTTAA
- the LOC131009588 gene encoding uncharacterized protein LOC131009588, whose translation MYSQSEPERVVHHRKYVHCDREATHLRLIQDYFNENPTYGPTFFRRHFWMQKELFLCIVKAVQGEDTYFQMSHDARGRDSLMPLQKCTTAIRQLATGVSANTFDEYLKVIDTTGRLCLKRFYKAVIWAYSGEYLRRPTQADIQRLIQMHEARHRFPRMLGSLDSAPLIFEANQRYYHMGYYLCDDIYPEWRCFVKSPPMATNPKEVSMIVENEGERAAHWRDDDAGHRASSSDSSESARATPVCFEQYMQRDAILRDRQIYAQLQRDLIEHIWARFRPLQPE comes from the exons ATGTACTCCCAATCAGAGCCAGAACGTGTTGTTCATCATCGAAAATACGTCCACTGTGATCGTGAGGCTACCCATTTACGTCTTATacaagactacttcaacgaaAATCCGACGTACGGGCCTACATTTTTTCGACGTCATTTTTGGATGCAGAAGGAGTTGTTCTTGTGCATCGTcaaggctgttcaaggtgaagatacttatTTTCAGATGAGCCATGATGCACGAGGTCGAGACTCTCTCAtgcctttgcagaaatgcacgacggctatccgccaattagccaccggcgTCAGTGCAAATACTTtcgacgagtatctcaaggtCATCGACACGACGGGGCGTTTATGCCTCAAGAGATTCTACAAGGCTGTCATCTGGGCTTACTCAGGCGAGTATCTTCGACGTCCGACGCAGGCGGACATCCAACGCCTTATTCAGATGCATGAGGCGCGACACAGATTTCCCAGGATGCTCGGAAGTCtcgatt CGGCACCATTGATCTTTGAAGCCAACCAGCGCTACTACCATATGGGCTACTATTTGTGCGACGACATATATCcagagtggcgttgcttcgttaAGAGTCCGCCGATGGCAACCAATCCAAAGGAGgtgag cATGATTGTTGAGAACGAAGGTGAAAGAGCTGcccattggagagatgacgacgcagGACACAGAGCGTCTAGTAGTGACTCGTCCGAGAGTGCTCGAGCAACACCGGTGTGCTTCGAGCAATACATGCAAAGAGATGCAATTCTTCGAGATAGACAAATATATGCTCAACTCCAACGTGATTTGATCGAGCACATTTGGGCACGTTTCAGACCTCTACagccggaatag